One Catharus ustulatus isolate bCatUst1 chromosome 2, bCatUst1.pri.v2, whole genome shotgun sequence genomic window carries:
- the GRPR gene encoding gastrin-releasing peptide receptor isoform X2 has product MEIQASHALMKICVRAAIIWIVSMLLAIPEAVFSDLHPFHDKETNKTFISCAPYPHSDELHPKIHSMASFLIFYIIPLSVISVYYYFIAKNLIRSAYNIPVEGNVHVRKQIESRKRLARTVLVFVCLFAFCWLPTHIIYLYRSYHYSEVDTSVLHFVASICARILAFTNSCVNPFALYLLSKSFRKQFNNQLLCCRARLLIRSHSMARSTTRMTSLKSTNHSLATFSLINGNHVCHEGCV; this is encoded by the exons ATGGAGATCCAAGCCTCGCATGCACTGATGAAGATTTGTGTGAGAGCTGCTATAATCTGGATTGTATCCATGTTGCTTGCCATCCCTGAAGCAGTATTTTCAGATCTGCACCCTTTCCATGACAAAGAGACTAATAAAACCTTTATCAGCTGTGCTCCTTACCCTCATTCAGATGAGCTGCATCCCAAAATTCACTCAATGGCATCATTTctcatattttatattattcCCCTGTCTGTCATTTCAgtgtattattattttattgctaaGAATTTGATCCGGAGTGCTTACAACATCCCCGTGGAAGGAAATGTGCATGTGAGGAAACAG ATTGAGTCCCGTAAGCGCCTGGCCAGGACCGTGCTGGTCTTCGTGTGCCTCTTTGCCTTCTGCTGGCTGCCCACGCACATCATCTACTTGTACCGCTCCTACCACTACTCCGAGGTGGACACCTCCGTGCTGCACTTCGTTGCCAGCATCTGTGCTCGGATCCTGGCGTTCACTAACTCTTGTGTCAACCCCTTTGCTCTCTACTTGCTCAGCAAGAGCTTTCGGAAGCAGTTCAACaaccagctgctgtgctgcagggcccGCCTGCTCATCCGCTCgcacagcatggccaggagCACCACACGGATGACCTCCCTCAAGAGCACCAACCACTCCCTGGCCACCTTCAGCCTGATCAATGGCAACCACGTCTGCCACGAAGGCTGTGTCTAA